The following nucleotide sequence is from Nothobranchius furzeri strain GRZ-AD chromosome 6, NfurGRZ-RIMD1, whole genome shotgun sequence.
CTGGTCAGGGAGTGTCTTGCAGAAACAGAGAGAAGCGCTCGAACATAACCCTTCCTGAATAAACATCCCTTCACCGGACACTCTCCTCTTTTAGCAGCTCCTCATCATCCTTCTTATTGGATACTTTTTCAGCCAGCCTTCATCCTTCCACCTCGTGCTTTTCTAGGAGCGCCACGTTACTGCATTTCACCAAGTTCATTATAATTTTTGCAACATTTAGATTTTGCGAAACAAAATTTTGTACTTGTTCTGTGTAGAACTCACGTAAAATGAGCAGCAGTGAGTGTTTGTGTAATGATGACGGGTGACTAAGAACGTCAGCTTTATGACTCCTGtccctttgtttttatttttttgtgtaagCTCACATTAATTTCTCTCATTCCCGAAAAACCTATTTGCATCTCAAGTCAGTTTGTTAAAGACATTTTGTAAAACCAATTTTTGCAGTTCAGTATGTATATCTTAATTAAATAAGAAGAAAATAACTTTTCTATGTTTTCTGTTTTTGGGGGAGCTTATACAAATTCATCTTTTGGTAAAAATTTGTGATTGAAAATCCTTAAACTGTTAGATAACCAAAAACCTTCCATAGCAACTAGTATGAGTTATAATacagtcaaaaataaataaaagctgcaaAACATTCTAATAAGTAACCTATGATCTGTTTCTGCATTTatatttcaatgatcacttttgaGAAATTTCACTTTAAAAGTCAAGTGTGGGGATAAACAAGTATACTTTTATATGTATAAACACAAACACTCCAGAAAAGCTGCAGATGGAGTTTTCCAAAGATGAATAAAAAGTTCTTAAGAGGGGAAATGTGCAGAGTACATCCTTCACAAACAAAACAATGGGTGCATTTTCATTAAATACATGACATAAGTACGGTTGGGCATCAAGCATCATTTTGTTACCAGGACTGATTTATCAGTTTTtcccagaaactttcaaaatgctGGTGAATGTTCTCAGTCATCCAAGTCGTGATAATTCAAaagggtttgaatgaaggcaaatGGACTCTTtcagtttcttgaagacgtttgcttttcatctgaggagctttggaaATTCTAACCGTGATATGGGAGTTGTATTGATTAGTCACACCCTCATGCATCTAATCAACAGGACtccctcacaatagaggctaacgaccctGACAACTCATCAGGAGAAGGGGTATTCATAAGTAGTTTCGGCTTGTTAAGCAAAGGTAAacggctacagcttataagcttgaccctccaatattccagtcagaattgacaaacctcctcggatgagaagcaaacgtcttcaagaaaccaaagtagTCTAATTGGCGTCATTAAAACCCCTTTGGAATCTTTCAAATCATAAATCGGCTCCTAGTTTCCCAATACCGTCGAAGAAGAATCCAAGGATCTGCCAGAAGCGTTTGCATCATTGTGTTCCAAGTGTGGCTTCACTTCAGAAAGTTCATCAAATTAAAATTCATGGAGAAGCTCAGACCATTTCATCAAGTCAGACCTGTGGTTAGGTGGCTCGGTTAAAAGTTTGACCCCCGAAAAAATCTGGATCCAAACAAAGAGTAGGAATCGTTCAAATtcaaatgatgcccaaccctGGACATAAACACACGGGGGAGAACAGAGAAGCAAACAAAtcgttgtttcatttagtgatcgtTAGACCAGTCGGGCTCCGTGTCTAACCTTTGAACTCACTGGTGAAATAACAGGGTGGACATGAAGATGTGACAAAAGGGATTACTCCAGTATTACATAATAGCTTTGCAGATATATAAAAAAGGAAAAAGGCTATGCATAACCTCCTGGTTACAAGTGCTATGGTTTTAGTATTTATAATAAAAGCTGTTGATAAACTGATGAGAGGAAAAACAAGTTGTCTTTTGAGAATTCTTGCAGATCTCTAAACTCTGGACGCTCACTACAGGGAGCAGAATTTTAACCAAAACTTGACATTTGCAAAACCTTTAAAGGCTTTGTAATAAATACAAGATGACGTGTTCCCTTAAAGTGGAAAATACGCTGCGCTGAACCAACGCGGGCCATTACAGACGTTTTGATCCAATCAGAGCTTCACATTCACAGAGCGTGGATTCAGAGGACAAATGCtcgtggtgttggtgtgtgtgccTGATGGGGAGCGGGTTGGCAGCATGTTTGGCTTAAGTGCAGATAAAATCAAAACACCAAGAACATCTCAAGTCTCATATTTCTCCTCAGTCTTGAAATTCGCTGGCAGCCTGATCTGCTACAAGGTTCAGCCCTGCGAGGAGGAAGACACATGAGCTTTTTTTTAAAAGACAATAAATGGCTGAAGCTCAGGCTGGACTCACTGTGGTGGCAGTAGCTGGCCGTGTGTTGAAGTCAAACAGGCCCTTGTAACGCCCTTTCTCCTCCTGCTGCTTGGAGCGGATCCTCTCCTCCATGGTCTTCAGCTCCTTGTTCACGGAGGCTTCCAGAGACGGATCCAGCTCCAGCACCTTGGCGAAGTCGGCTCGAGCCTCGTTCTCATTCCACACGGCCGCATGCGCTTTGGCTCGTTTATAGTAGGCCTTCACGTTATCTGGTGGACGCAGAGAAAGCGATCCAAAAGCAGTCAGACTACTGAACCGCTTCACCGAGAACACAAAACAGACCCAAATAGATAAAAAACAAACCATTTATATTTGTAGCTTTGTTATTCTGTGATGAGTGCTGATGTAATTATGTCAGCAGCTTACTTTTACTTCTAGAGGCTAAAACTGCTGAACTAAAAAGTTTGATTCTCACCCCGGctttttccacgggagccgtcagcagcacgttactgcagcagcacgtcttgctcgcgtaagctgctgcttggctctTCCCACCAGAGAAGCGTagtagcaggggagcagctgtcactgaccgagcatgaagtcacacgagtgacttcgtcagtaaacacaacaacaagcaggagaaaactacaacatggctccaaaaggtttgtgttttatgttctgtccgttttataatcgccaatacggacctgaaaaacaaaggagaccgctagctaggtgataacttctcacggggccgcacagttagtaaccttttttaaagtaaagcaaccagaacgcagtacgttctttattctgaaaatctcgggagcttctctccatttccgcgtccgatttcctgtctttccttccccaaaaatgtcgaacttgacccgtttcagaggtgtcgcgcgtagaaaatagaaccggcgcgtaaaggccgcgaaattctgctcctgagacacggccgactcgcgctgctgacggctccggtggaaaaggttctgttgaccacagcggttcctatcagcagctatgacgtgctgctgacggctccggtggaaagccggggtcagtttAAACCTTGGAATAAAAGCTTCATATGTTTGTGACTTAAAAATGAGTCAAAACATCTCTTGCAATTTTCTTGAACTTCAACAGTTTATATTATTTACTTGGAGACATTTAGCTGGAAATTACACAATTTCAAGGCAAAGAACTGGCCTTCACTAAAAACTTGTTcaaatttcatatttaaaaaaattagtAAAAAAGTGTAAATTATATTGAAATCTAAACTCTTGTCTGGAAAAAAAACCTTAAATTATTCATCTGGATTTCACCCTTCTCAGGAATTATGTACGATTTTTTTAAGAATGCGTAAAAGTGACAGTCTTACCCTGGACTGTATGTAGGCAACGTGTCCTTTATTTTGTTGCTAAGCCCCCACTGTCCCCATGCTATTTGAATTGAGCGtcactcagcattagccaatagcgtttgtGGACGTAACCTAAACTGATGCAGATTTGGTGACATTTCTTATCGACAAGCAAATAAATATTGTACAACAATGCCTTCTGTAGGCTGGCTAGAGGTGCGCGCTCAGAAAGGAAAGACGTATTTATGGATACATTTTTCCTCCTCTAGATGGTGTCCTTTGAcaaaaaaactccagatttctgctttacaTCAACAAAACGAGAAAACTGGATGTGCAAATCAAAAGTaaacgataaatgacccgcatttgAATAGCACCCTTTTAagttagaggactccaaagcactttatacTACAATGACTCAGTCATCCATTCacgcactggtggtgatgagcttcgctgtagccacagctgcactgaggCTCACTGACAAGAGGTAAGGCTGCCTTACACAAGACACCCTCGGAtttccaccaccagcaggcaaggtggtgaagtctcttgcccaaggacacaccagCAGAATTCCCCTGCAGAGAGCTGTAATCAATCTGGCAACCCTTTgaatactggacaacccactccacctcctgagctactgctgcctactAGTTCTTTTccctcagctgctgctggagcGGATAGTCGGTATTAAAAATGTTCGAATGCTTCACTGGACCTTTTTGCCTTAGTTAGCTTTCTACCAGTTTCATTTCACTATTTCCAGCTAAAGGCTCAACTTCTGAAAACGTAACAAATAATATGCAGTGGCGGCTAAATCCGTACCCTCGTATTTGAAGACCAAGGAGGAGCAGTGTTCGATGACCTCGTAGTACTGGCCCTGCAGCAACTGGCACTGACAGTAGTTGAGAAGCAGTGGCGTGATCATAAGGTCTAATttcacccaggtttcagctccaggATGCTcctgaaagaaaaacacaaaaaaagagTCAGAAATAGAAGAATTATAGTCAAGCCTTGCATAAAGTAGATCATATGACCCCGAACCTTCATCTGTAGATTTTTGAGGCAGGCAATGGCATTGTAGTACTTCTCTGATGCCTCCTTGATTTTGCCTTGTTTGAAGAGCACATTTCCTTCTTCATGAATGTGAGGCACGAGGTCAAGCTTCTCTTTGTCACTCATGGCCCACATATCCAGCTGGAAGGAACCAGGAGGAAGAACCTGAACACACAAAGACACAGGAGATCTGAGGCAACATACTCAATAAAAGCTGTTCACAGTGCTTTTTCCATTTGTTAAATTCTAGTAGAAATGTCATATTTACAAATCCTCTTCACAAAAATCTTATGATTTGCTATCAATACTCTGATATCGTCTCCTGGCTCACCTCTAGTAGCTCAATAGTGAAGACAAGAGGCTGTGGGCTGGCCTGAAGGTGATCCAGATCTTTATGTCCTAACGAGTGGTGGGAGTGGATCTGAGCAATGCCGCAGCAATGCCTCTGGCCCTCCAGAGGGTCCTTACCAACACTTATGTTCCTCAGTGACTGGGACACCAGCGGGTACAGTGAAGTGTGCTGGGAACAGGGAGGAGACAGATGTAAACAATCAGCACTGGGTAGGGAGGATCAACACCCTAACCCAGCAGCACTCTAACCCTGGTATCGCAGGTAAATTCTGCAATCTCCCCTTCTTTCATAGTGATGAGTACTCTTTCCCATACAGCCAGTTTGAATTTCTTGCCCAGGATGAGCTCCATAGGTTTGCTGTGTCCACCCATGGTTCTGGAGTCATCCAGAACCGTGCCATCACACAGGCTTGTGCGGTAGTGAAAGACgacctaaaatataaacaaataacaGCAAAAACACAATAATCGATTTGTTAGAAAGAGCAGTGCGACTGGGAATTTGTTTTCACCGCAAAGAAATCCCATATCTGCACTTCTGACAGGCCTTGAAAGAGCTGCTACGAAATCCCCTCCTGACTAATCACAACGAGGGAATCCAGATTGACGTAGGCAAAGGACCAATCAGCACTTAGCAACATTGACGTCCCGCCTACTAGCTCTCCGTCGggaaaaataataaaactaaGCAAGCTGAAAATACTCTAAATTATTTTATACGTTCAAAAGCCACAAAACTCAACATACTGAATATTAACTCAATAAGATTTGTGATAATGTTCTCCCAACGAAGCACGTACAATGTTTTCAGTGGAGATAACATCTGATAGCATGCAGCTAATGCGCCTCGTCGCGTTGGAGAATCATTTTATGAACGCAGGACGAAATCCGTAGTTCCTCCGAGAGTCACTTTACCTTGGTTCCATTCGGAAAGGTCGACAGCTCTCCTTTGCCAGGACTTCTCAGTTTCTTTACTATTCCCTCTTCGAAAAGCTTGCGTGCCTCTTCCTCCATCCTTAATGGTTTACGGAAAATACCGATGTTTACCGACTGAAACCAAGAATGAGGCGGTCCGTCGCCGTTTAGGCAGGCTTCCGGCGCGCCATCATCATGTTTACGTGTGGACACTAACCGGTTTTCAGGTCGGCATAtggtaaataaaggttaaataaaaaaaaaaacaatcaaaacaaaaattatatacatatatatatatatatatatatatatatatatatatatatatatatatatatatatatatatatatatatatatattgtgataAAATGGGGAAAATGGAAAATTTCTAATTAATTTTTAGGTCTAAAAAGTGCCTTGTGATTTAGAGACGctatataaaatataaaaactgcaaatgtaataaaaatataAGTGAAAGACCTTTTTAAATGggcagtaaaaatatatttagaTTTAAATATACAAACATTTTATTGTGATTTCACAAACATCATTCACACAACACAAAAACCACAAGTAAGACCAATCGTCCTTTAGTGTGTACAATCAGCCTTGTTAGTTCATTTAGTGGAAAAACAGCCAAAACACTGAGTGGTTCAAGTAGCAGTGGTCATTATAATGATAAAAATGTAAAAGTGTCTTGTTACAGGTGACATATACTAAAAATacatttcattttcaataaacaaCAAAAGGAGTGTCTCATTAGAGTTCATTTCTCAAAATAGGGTAAGTAGAACAACTTGAATCCTCTTCTGCCACGAACCGCACAGGTGATGTAGATCACATGATACACTGGAAAAAATACAGGTAACTCAGCTGTTGTTTAGAAAAAACTAAACATAATTAGAGTGAAGAGggaattttgattaaaaaaatagaCAAATTTACCTCCAGGGATGAAAAGAAGAAATCCAGGGATAAAGAAAATGGCACTTGAAACATCTGTGGAGACAGTTTTAATTGGTGACTGCATAGCcaacacaaatacacacatttaCAGGAGCCTCTTCTGCCACAACACGGGAAATAAAATACGTGTTAAAGTGATCTTCTGTGCCTAAATGTTATTCAATTAGTCAATGCATCCTCACACAAACTCACGGCAAATTCATGAATTGTTTCTTTGTGTGCTCAAAAACAGGCTTCGTGTGTGTTTCTTCAGTCCAGGCATTAAGCTCGAATGAAGCCAACCAAATTCTGTTCCTTGTCTTTTCTGCAAGGTTATGAAAAATCACTTTCTTTTTGTCTCTATAAATATCACTGTTCAGTAAATCTTTTGAGTTTGCGCCCACGAATCGCCCAAGACATTTCACTCTTGATTCACTTTAATTGAAGTTTATTGGTAAAACACTAAGTTACTCACCATTTAGCACCAAGCATTCTGTCAGAGTTATAATTATAAAATATTCCACAGAGCAGGTCCGTAGTTTAAGACTTAAATTAGTTCAAGTCCAGGAGGATAAAATatattagtttttttttgttcagTTATAAATGAAAGCACTCGAGAATCCCCGTTCTAAGGTGTCTAATAACAAACGTCTAAAAGGATCACAGGAAGATAAGATCATTTAATGATTACTCAACTTTCAGACACAAAAGCAGCACATAAACATGGAGAGCACAGAGGTTCAAAGGTCAACTATAAACTGTCAGCTATAAACACACGGAGAAGATGACTCCTCTAAactgaacatgtgtgtgtgtgaaagaaatAAATTCATCACTTTTTCTAGAAAACATAATCCTATTATCTAattcagggacagcagtagctcaggaggtagagcttgTTGACCAGTAactggaaggttgctggttcgatccttgctccaaccagagaatgctgctgttgtgtccttgggcaagacgcttaacctgccttgctttctggtggtggtcggagggaatgGTGGCTCCAGTGTTCAGCAGACCTCGCCTGTGTcagggcgccccagggcagctgtggctacaatgtagctcatcatcaccagcgtgtgaatgagtgaatgaccaatcgtgttgtgaagtgcctgggggggtggggggggggttgtagaaccctaagaaggcgctatacaaacacaggccatttacataTTTAAAAGCTGGTTTACGATCAGCATTAAGCCTGTTAGTGATCTGCACGTGTGATGTCAACAAC
It contains:
- the aip gene encoding AH receptor-interacting protein, whose product is MEEEARKLFEEGIVKKLRSPGKGELSTFPNGTKVVFHYRTSLCDGTVLDDSRTMGGHSKPMELILGKKFKLAVWERVLITMKEGEIAEFTCDTRHTSLYPLVSQSLRNISVGKDPLEGQRHCCGIAQIHSHHSLGHKDLDHLQASPQPLVFTIELLEVLPPGSFQLDMWAMSDKEKLDLVPHIHEEGNVLFKQGKIKEASEKYYNAIACLKNLQMKEHPGAETWVKLDLMITPLLLNYCQCQLLQGQYYEVIEHCSSLVFKYEDNVKAYYKRAKAHAAVWNENEARADFAKVLELDPSLEASVNKELKTMEERIRSKQQEEKGRYKGLFDFNTRPATATTG